Proteins encoded in a region of the Desulfurococcus sp. genome:
- the hypA gene encoding hydrogenase nickel incorporation protein HypA, with the protein MHEWALAESIVYYILDQGFKTVRRLRLKLGVLQSIDREVLTFSLKEIASMSNLELGELVIEEEEPELKCNTCGYTWRIELNQLSDAEREAVHFIPESIHAFTRCPKCGSRDFTIIKGRGVSIAEVVPG; encoded by the coding sequence GTGCACGAGTGGGCTTTAGCAGAGTCAATAGTATACTATATTCTCGACCAAGGCTTTAAGACTGTTAGAAGGCTGAGGCTCAAGCTTGGAGTACTCCAGAGTATTGATAGAGAGGTTTTGACATTTAGCTTAAAGGAGATAGCTTCAATGAGTAATCTGGAGCTCGGCGAGCTTGTTATAGAGGAGGAGGAACCTGAGTTAAAGTGTAATACATGCGGGTATACTTGGAGAATTGAGTTAAACCAGTTGAGTGATGCTGAGCGGGAGGCAGTACACTTCATCCCTGAGTCCATCCATGCATTTACGAGGTGCCCTAAATGCGGGAGCAGAGACTTCACGATAATCAAGGGTAGAGGAGTCTCTATAGCTGAGGTGGTACCGGGTTGA